From the genome of Chania multitudinisentens RB-25, one region includes:
- a CDS encoding NAD-dependent succinate-semialdehyde dehydrogenase, giving the protein MKLQNPELLRSRCLINGEWCEAQSGKREAVINPATGEELITVPLISAEETQQAISAAQQAQIGWKQLTAKQRSALLLAWANNIMAAQEDLAQLMTAEQGKPLAEARGEVAYAASFITWFAEEAKRVDGAVLQAPLASQRLVVVKQPIGVCAAITPWNFPAAMITRKAAPALAAGCTMIVKPAEQTPLTALALAKLAQDAGIPAGVLQVVTGEAAQVGKVLCDSPVVRKLSFTGSTEVGRILMAQCAPTIKKLSLELGGNAPVIVFDDANLDAAVAGIMASKFRNSGQTCVCANRIYVQDSIYDRLVEKLVAAVEQLKVGDGTQEGITQGPLIDQGAVEKVQSHIDDALIKGAHIATGGQPHALGRTFFQPTVVTGVTQQMSFAKEETFGPVAPLFRFHDEAEAIAMANDTEFGLAAYLFTQNAARQWRVPEALEYGMVGINTGLISNEVAPFGGVKQSGLGREGSRYGIEEYLELKYLCIDVSH; this is encoded by the coding sequence ATGAAATTACAAAACCCAGAGTTGTTGCGTAGCCGATGTTTGATTAACGGGGAATGGTGTGAGGCACAGAGTGGCAAGCGTGAAGCGGTGATCAACCCAGCCACCGGCGAGGAATTGATCACGGTTCCCCTTATCAGCGCTGAAGAAACCCAGCAAGCCATTAGCGCGGCGCAGCAGGCACAGATTGGCTGGAAACAACTGACGGCCAAACAGCGTTCCGCACTGTTGCTGGCTTGGGCCAACAACATCATGGCGGCCCAAGAGGATTTGGCGCAATTGATGACCGCCGAGCAAGGGAAACCGTTGGCAGAGGCGCGTGGTGAAGTGGCGTATGCCGCTTCGTTTATCACCTGGTTTGCCGAAGAAGCCAAGCGTGTTGATGGCGCGGTATTACAGGCGCCGTTGGCTTCGCAGCGGTTGGTGGTGGTTAAGCAGCCGATTGGCGTCTGTGCGGCGATTACCCCGTGGAACTTCCCGGCCGCGATGATCACCCGCAAGGCTGCTCCGGCGCTGGCGGCGGGTTGCACCATGATCGTCAAACCGGCGGAACAGACACCGTTGACCGCCCTGGCGCTGGCGAAGCTGGCGCAGGATGCCGGTATTCCAGCCGGTGTGTTGCAGGTGGTGACCGGCGAAGCTGCACAGGTGGGTAAAGTGCTGTGCGATAGCCCGGTGGTGCGCAAATTGAGCTTTACCGGTTCGACCGAAGTGGGGCGCATTCTGATGGCGCAGTGCGCACCGACAATTAAAAAGCTTTCGCTGGAGCTGGGGGGGAATGCTCCGGTGATCGTGTTTGATGATGCCAATCTGGATGCCGCAGTGGCTGGCATTATGGCGTCAAAATTCCGCAACAGCGGCCAGACCTGTGTGTGTGCTAACCGAATCTACGTGCAGGACAGTATCTATGATCGCCTGGTGGAAAAACTGGTGGCTGCGGTTGAGCAACTGAAGGTGGGTGACGGCACGCAGGAAGGCATCACTCAGGGGCCGCTGATCGACCAAGGCGCGGTGGAAAAAGTGCAGAGCCACATTGATGATGCCTTGATCAAAGGGGCGCATATTGCCACTGGTGGGCAGCCGCATGCGCTGGGCCGTACTTTCTTCCAACCCACGGTGGTCACTGGGGTGACGCAGCAGATGAGTTTTGCCAAAGAAGAAACCTTCGGCCCGGTTGCTCCCCTGTTCCGTTTCCATGATGAAGCGGAAGCTATCGCCATGGCTAACGATACTGAATTCGGTCTGGCGGCCTATCTCTTCACCCAGAATGCCGCTCGTCAGTGGCGCGTACCGGAAGCGTTGGAATACGGCATGGTAGGGATCAACACCGGCTTAATTTCCAACGAAGTGGCACCGTTTGGCGGTGTTAAGCAGTCGGGGCTGGGGCGTGAAGGGTCACGTTACGGGATTGAGGAATATCTGGAACTGAAATACTTGTGCATTGATGTGAGCCATTAA
- a CDS encoding EmmdR/YeeO family multidrug/toxin efflux MATE transporter encodes MNLHMALRQSVAKTHWYAKRKSYRVLFWREITPLALPIFLENTCVLLMGVLSTFLVSWLGKESMAGVGLADSFNMVIMAFFAAVDLGTTVVVAFSLGTRDRKRARAAARQSLVLMTAVALFLAVGIHLAGEQIINVIAGEATPEVKALALSYLQTTVWSYPAAAIALIGSGALRGAGNTKIPLLINVGMNILNILISSVLIYGLFSWDGLGFVGAGLGLTISRYLGAIGIIYVLMVGFNPALHITLKSYFTPLNGSILREVLGIGLPASIESVLFSCGKLLTQVFVAGMGTNVIAGNFIAFSIAALINLPGSALGSASTIIVGRRLGKGQIAQAEKQLRYVFWLSTIGLTILAWGTAPFAGLFASFYTQEEDVKDVVKILVWLNAAFMPIWAASWVLPAGLKGARDARFTMWVSMLGMWGCRVVAGYTLGVLLGMGVIGVWLGMFSDWAVRGAFFYWRMASGRWLWKYPRIKKNLAE; translated from the coding sequence TTGAACTTACACATGGCACTGCGCCAGAGCGTTGCGAAAACGCATTGGTATGCCAAACGAAAAAGCTATCGGGTGCTCTTTTGGCGCGAGATCACCCCGTTGGCGTTGCCTATCTTTTTAGAAAATACCTGCGTATTGCTGATGGGGGTACTGAGTACTTTCCTGGTGAGCTGGCTCGGTAAAGAGTCGATGGCGGGTGTTGGCTTGGCAGACAGCTTCAACATGGTGATCATGGCCTTTTTTGCCGCCGTCGATCTGGGGACTACGGTGGTGGTAGCCTTTAGCCTCGGCACGCGGGATCGCAAGCGGGCCAGGGCGGCGGCGCGTCAGTCGCTGGTGCTGATGACCGCAGTGGCATTGTTCTTGGCCGTGGGTATCCATCTGGCGGGTGAACAGATTATTAATGTGATTGCGGGGGAAGCAACGCCCGAGGTAAAAGCACTGGCCCTGTCTTATTTGCAGACGACGGTATGGAGTTACCCGGCGGCGGCGATTGCGTTGATCGGCAGTGGCGCTTTACGTGGGGCAGGGAATACCAAGATCCCCCTGCTGATCAACGTTGGCATGAATATCCTCAATATTCTGATCAGCAGCGTGCTGATTTATGGTCTGTTTAGTTGGGATGGGCTGGGTTTTGTCGGCGCGGGTCTGGGGTTGACCATTTCCCGTTATCTTGGCGCTATCGGTATTATTTATGTGCTGATGGTGGGTTTTAACCCAGCGTTGCATATTACGTTGAAGAGTTATTTTACCCCACTGAACGGCAGTATCCTGCGAGAGGTATTGGGTATTGGGCTCCCTGCCAGTATCGAGTCGGTGCTGTTTAGCTGCGGAAAATTGCTGACGCAGGTGTTTGTTGCCGGGATGGGAACCAACGTCATTGCCGGTAACTTTATTGCTTTTTCTATTGCCGCACTGATTAACCTGCCGGGTAGCGCTTTGGGGTCGGCTTCAACCATTATTGTTGGCAGGCGCTTGGGTAAAGGGCAGATTGCGCAGGCGGAAAAACAACTGCGTTATGTATTTTGGTTGTCGACCATCGGGTTGACGATATTGGCCTGGGGAACTGCGCCGTTCGCCGGGTTATTTGCCTCTTTCTATACTCAGGAAGAGGACGTTAAAGACGTTGTGAAAATACTGGTCTGGCTTAATGCGGCATTTATGCCGATTTGGGCGGCTTCCTGGGTATTACCTGCCGGGCTGAAAGGTGCCCGCGATGCCCGCTTTACTATGTGGGTTTCCATGTTGGGTATGTGGGGCTGTCGCGTAGTTGCCGGTTATACCCTGGGGGTGCTGCTCGGCATGGGGGTGATCGGCGTCTGGCTGGGGATGTTCTCAGACTGGGCTGTGCGTGGGGCATTCTTCTATTGGCGCATGGCAAGCGGGCGCTGGTTGTGGAAATATCCGCGTATCAAGAAAAACCTGGCTGAATAA
- a CDS encoding 4-aminobutyrate--2-oxoglutarate transaminase, with protein MKNAELNQRRLAATPRGIGVMCGFYAERAENATLWDVEGNEVIDFAAGIAVLNTGHRHPKVIAAIEKQLNAFTHTAYQIVPYESYIALAERINQRAPIEGACKTAFFTTGAEAVENAVKIARAYTGRPGVITFGGGFHGRTYMTMALTGKVAPYKLGFGPFPGSVFHGQYPNALYGVSTEDAMNSLERIFKADIDAKQVAAIVLEPVQGEGGFNIAPPEFMQALRALCDQQGILLIADEVQTGFARTGTLFAMEHYTVKPDLITMAKSLAGGMPLSAVAGRAEVMDAPAPGGLGGTYAGNPLAVASALAVLEVIEEEQLCQRSQRLGQHLVEVLQQARKHCPAIADIRAKGSMVAVEFNDPATGKPSPEFTRQVQQKAQEEGLLLLSCGVNGNVIRFLYPLTIPDAQFNQALAILSRALVH; from the coding sequence ATGAAAAACGCAGAACTGAATCAACGTCGTCTGGCTGCCACCCCGCGTGGCATTGGTGTGATGTGTGGTTTTTACGCAGAGCGGGCAGAAAATGCCACGTTGTGGGATGTGGAAGGGAATGAGGTCATCGATTTTGCTGCGGGTATTGCCGTGCTCAATACCGGCCACCGCCACCCGAAAGTGATTGCTGCGATTGAAAAGCAGCTCAACGCTTTTACTCATACCGCTTATCAAATCGTCCCTTATGAAAGCTATATTGCGCTGGCAGAGCGTATCAACCAGCGCGCGCCTATTGAAGGGGCTTGTAAAACCGCCTTTTTCACCACCGGAGCAGAAGCGGTAGAGAACGCGGTGAAAATTGCCCGTGCTTATACTGGCCGCCCAGGGGTGATCACCTTCGGCGGTGGTTTCCATGGCCGTACCTACATGACGATGGCTTTGACCGGCAAAGTGGCACCTTACAAACTGGGGTTTGGCCCGTTCCCTGGTTCGGTGTTCCATGGCCAGTATCCAAATGCGCTGTATGGCGTGAGTACCGAAGACGCCATGAACAGCCTGGAGCGTATTTTTAAAGCCGATATCGATGCCAAACAGGTGGCGGCGATTGTGCTGGAACCGGTGCAGGGGGAAGGCGGTTTCAATATTGCGCCGCCTGAATTTATGCAGGCGTTGCGTGCGCTGTGCGATCAACAGGGTATTCTGTTGATCGCTGATGAAGTGCAGACCGGTTTTGCGCGTACCGGTACGCTGTTTGCGATGGAACACTACACAGTAAAACCCGATCTGATCACCATGGCGAAAAGCCTGGCAGGGGGGATGCCGCTATCGGCGGTGGCGGGCCGTGCCGAGGTGATGGATGCTCCGGCTCCAGGGGGGCTGGGTGGCACTTATGCTGGTAATCCACTGGCCGTTGCTTCGGCATTAGCCGTGTTGGAGGTGATCGAAGAAGAGCAACTATGCCAGCGCTCGCAGCGCTTGGGCCAGCATTTGGTGGAAGTGCTACAGCAGGCGCGCAAACATTGCCCGGCAATTGCCGATATTCGTGCCAAGGGTTCGATGGTGGCCGTGGAGTTCAACGATCCAGCCACCGGCAAACCGTCGCCGGAATTTACTCGTCAGGTACAACAAAAAGCTCAAGAGGAAGGGTTATTGCTGCTGAGCTGCGGTGTGAATGGCAACGTTATTCGCTTCCTTTACCCGCTGACCATTCCTGATGCCCAGTTCAACCAGGCACTGGCAATCCTTTCCCGTGCGCTGGTTCATTAA
- a CDS encoding phosphoribosyltransferase — MKDEHIGDMVLSTAAIAEGVDKVATQLNQDFNEAVVITVVPGGTLFTADLTRRLNFDICMDYISCPHTPGDRNNSSDIVYHNNIDIRDKNVIIIDDAIESGGTMQRLVEFISENYSPASVAVAVLFVKPGRVNIPVKQYYALEMENDDLLIGYGMPWGNKYRNLPYVAKLIK; from the coding sequence ATGAAAGATGAACATATTGGTGACATGGTTCTGTCCACAGCCGCGATTGCTGAAGGGGTCGATAAGGTTGCAACACAGCTAAACCAGGATTTTAACGAAGCGGTCGTTATTACGGTCGTACCGGGCGGCACCCTCTTTACCGCGGATCTGACACGCCGCCTGAACTTCGATATCTGCATGGATTATATTTCCTGCCCGCACACGCCAGGAGACAGAAATAACAGCTCAGACATTGTTTACCACAATAACATCGATATACGTGATAAAAATGTCATTATCATCGATGATGCGATTGAATCAGGCGGAACAATGCAGCGCTTAGTTGAATTCATTTCTGAAAATTACTCTCCTGCATCAGTTGCAGTTGCCGTGCTGTTTGTAAAGCCAGGTCGTGTCAATATCCCTGTCAAGCAGTACTATGCCCTTGAGATGGAAAATGATGATCTGCTGATCGGTTATGGCATGCCTTGGGGAAATAAATACCGCAATCTTCCTTATGTGGCTAAGTTGATAAAATAG
- a CDS encoding PLP-dependent aminotransferase family protein — MRSLSGDLLLQRLGEQPDDKLHKRLYNAIRISILDGSLPPSSRLPASRDLAQELSLSRNTVLTVYEQLLAEGYVYSRQGSGTFVAETVPDSFLSTANYPVGDNGEQRRVELSKRGATLLHHASASPKQWGAFIPGVPDVNAFPHQVFSKIQARISRRPTPQRLTYSNQGGSPELQHALVDYLRVARSVRCSPEQILITEGIHQAIDLVTRMLCNPGDNAWIEEPGYWGIRNILRINDVNICPCEVDEAGMVPAEQAAGTPRLIFVTPSHQYPLGSVMSLARRQRLLALARNAGAWIVEDDYDSEFRFSGQPIPALQGLEADAPVIYIGTFSKTLYPALRLGYVVLPKPLMNEFKIAHAELYRGGHLLIQAALAQFIQEGHYTAHIRRMRLLYAKRRTFLTTLIEQHLGKQALSEFNSNAGLHLILNLPNHADDVAIAAAASTRGVLVRALSRYYMLPNARRGLLMGFACVPEEQMAAAFSVLLECIYSQES, encoded by the coding sequence TTGCGTTCATTGAGTGGTGACCTGTTGCTGCAACGCCTCGGCGAACAGCCCGATGATAAGCTGCATAAGCGGCTGTATAATGCGATCCGCATCAGCATTCTGGATGGCAGCCTGCCGCCCTCCAGCCGCCTGCCCGCTTCGCGCGATCTGGCACAGGAACTCAGTTTGTCACGCAACACGGTGTTAACGGTTTACGAACAACTACTGGCAGAAGGATATGTGTATTCGCGCCAAGGAAGTGGAACCTTCGTCGCAGAAACCGTGCCCGATAGCTTTTTATCCACCGCCAACTATCCGGTTGGCGATAATGGTGAACAACGGCGCGTTGAACTATCAAAACGCGGAGCCACGCTGCTGCATCACGCCAGTGCCAGCCCGAAACAATGGGGAGCTTTTATTCCCGGTGTTCCCGATGTCAATGCCTTCCCACATCAGGTCTTTAGCAAGATCCAGGCCCGCATCAGCCGCCGCCCCACGCCGCAACGCTTAACCTACAGCAACCAGGGTGGCAGCCCCGAATTACAACATGCATTGGTGGATTATCTGCGCGTAGCGCGCTCAGTACGTTGCTCGCCGGAGCAGATCCTGATTACCGAAGGTATTCATCAAGCTATTGACCTGGTGACCCGTATGCTGTGCAACCCCGGCGATAACGCCTGGATCGAGGAACCGGGTTACTGGGGAATTCGCAATATTCTGCGGATAAATGATGTGAATATCTGCCCGTGCGAAGTGGATGAAGCCGGTATGGTGCCAGCGGAACAGGCTGCCGGTACGCCACGCTTGATTTTCGTCACCCCTTCGCACCAGTATCCACTCGGATCGGTGATGAGCCTGGCACGGCGGCAGCGGCTGCTGGCGTTGGCACGTAATGCGGGCGCCTGGATCGTGGAGGATGACTATGACAGTGAATTCCGCTTTTCTGGTCAACCGATCCCGGCATTGCAGGGGTTGGAGGCAGATGCACCGGTAATTTATATCGGCACATTCAGTAAAACATTATATCCCGCCCTGCGCCTGGGCTATGTCGTGCTGCCAAAACCGTTGATGAATGAATTCAAAATCGCCCATGCCGAGCTGTATCGCGGTGGCCATCTGCTGATTCAAGCAGCATTGGCGCAGTTTATTCAAGAAGGCCACTACACGGCCCATATCCGCCGTATGCGCCTGCTGTATGCCAAACGCCGCACCTTCCTTACCACACTGATTGAGCAGCATTTGGGTAAACAGGCCTTGAGCGAGTTCAACAGCAATGCCGGGTTGCACCTGATCCTCAATCTGCCCAACCATGCCGACGATGTCGCCATTGCCGCTGCGGCCAGCACGCGCGGAGTACTGGTTCGTGCACTGTCGCGCTATTACATGCTGCCTAACGCCCGGCGTGGTCTGTTGATGGGGTTTGCCTGTGTACCGGAAGAGCAGATGGCGGCGGCGTTCAGCGTGCTGCTGGAATGCATTTATTCGCAGGAAAGTTAA
- a CDS encoding Qnr family pentapeptide repeat protein, with protein sequence MQPIILQATRIERDRFRGETITNGKFLNCDFSGADLTDTQFIGCLFYDETTQLGCSFNRAVLKDASFKSCDLSLADFRNTNALGLEIRECKVQGADFRGANFMNMISQHTYFCSAFITKSNLSYANFSKVVLEKCELWENRWNDANVLGATFIGSDLSGGEFNHFDWRAATFNHCNLTGSQLGELDIRQVDLEGVQLDSQQIVGLIDRLGIVLVNDQ encoded by the coding sequence ATGCAACCGATAATCCTGCAAGCTACACGGATCGAGCGTGACCGGTTTCGCGGTGAAACGATTACTAATGGCAAATTTCTTAATTGTGATTTCTCGGGTGCCGACCTGACCGATACTCAGTTTATCGGCTGCCTGTTCTATGATGAAACCACGCAGCTTGGCTGTTCCTTCAATCGTGCGGTACTGAAAGATGCCAGCTTCAAAAGCTGCGATCTGTCTTTGGCAGATTTCAGGAATACCAACGCATTAGGCTTGGAGATCCGCGAATGTAAAGTGCAAGGGGCCGATTTCCGCGGCGCCAACTTTATGAACATGATTTCGCAACATACCTATTTTTGCAGCGCCTTCATCACCAAAAGTAACCTGAGCTATGCCAACTTCTCCAAAGTGGTGCTGGAAAAATGTGAACTGTGGGAAAACCGCTGGAACGATGCCAACGTGCTCGGTGCCACGTTTATCGGTTCAGACCTTTCCGGCGGCGAATTCAATCACTTCGACTGGCGGGCAGCCACGTTCAATCATTGCAATCTTACCGGTTCACAATTAGGTGAACTGGATATCCGCCAGGTTGATCTGGAAGGGGTACAACTGGATAGCCAGCAGATTGTCGGCCTGATCGATCGGCTAGGCATTGTGTTAGTCAATGATCAGTAA
- the yfcF gene encoding glutathione transferase, whose protein sequence is MNPSATVLYTDADFFSPYAMSAFITLTEKGIPFTLKPVDLSLGENNGQAYGALSLTHRVPTLVMDDFHLSESSAIDEYLEDIHPAYPVYPRDAKQRAKAREVQAWLRSDLLPLRMERPTTVIFNHGKFAPLSAAAQQAAQKLIAAVEKLLGHDQEHLFGEWCIADTDLALMLNRLVIHGDDVPEHLCRYAQRQWQRPSVQAWLALAKKVRG, encoded by the coding sequence ATGAATCCATCGGCCACCGTACTTTACACAGATGCAGATTTTTTCAGCCCCTACGCGATGTCGGCATTTATCACTCTGACCGAAAAGGGGATTCCATTTACCCTCAAACCGGTGGATTTATCATTGGGGGAAAATAACGGCCAAGCCTACGGTGCTCTATCGCTGACACACCGAGTCCCCACGCTGGTGATGGATGATTTCCATCTTTCTGAATCTTCCGCCATTGATGAGTATCTGGAAGATATTCATCCCGCCTATCCGGTTTACCCGCGCGATGCCAAACAACGCGCAAAGGCGCGTGAGGTACAGGCTTGGCTGCGCAGCGATCTCTTGCCATTGCGCATGGAACGCCCCACTACGGTGATATTTAACCATGGGAAATTCGCCCCACTGAGCGCCGCAGCCCAGCAGGCGGCACAAAAGCTGATCGCGGCAGTGGAAAAACTACTGGGCCATGACCAAGAGCATCTATTTGGAGAGTGGTGCATCGCTGATACCGATCTGGCTCTAATGCTCAATCGGCTGGTGATACATGGTGATGACGTGCCGGAGCATCTCTGCCGTTACGCACAACGGCAATGGCAGCGCCCTTCGGTACAAGCCTGGCTGGCCCTGGCGAAGAAAGTGCGGGGTTAA
- a CDS encoding APC family permease — protein MPQHIQLQRVLKTPALVAFGLAYMVPLGVFTTYGQVTVLSQGHLPVAYLVTIVTILFTALSYCRMTNAMPLAGSAYSYVQRSFGGKTGFLVGWAQILDYLFLPMLNYLVLGIFLHEAFPAIPAYVFILASIVSVSLLNILGVRLLNSVNFTLIALQMVFIVLFIALAFSDADLSPASLMKPLLVDAGNFSGLIAGAAVLCLAFLGFDAIATMAEEAADAKRTLPRAILITVISAGAIFVAVSYAAHLAYPDWQSLIPYQDTASLIISEHVGGKWMYNFFMATYLTGVYASSMTAQTGVSRIFYAMGREGVLPRRVFFHLHARFHTPWRAIVFVAIISLLALWMELSMVVSMISFGALGAFTFVNLSVIKHFLVNEKRRGLSAFFNYGLLPLLGFAMCVWLWFNLDLEALKVGFTWLFAGFLYLLWLTKGMRQDPPSVSHDDISHLMD, from the coding sequence ATGCCACAACACATTCAGTTGCAACGAGTTCTTAAAACCCCAGCCCTGGTCGCGTTTGGGCTTGCCTATATGGTGCCGCTGGGCGTATTTACCACCTATGGTCAGGTGACCGTTTTGAGTCAGGGCCATCTGCCTGTCGCTTATCTGGTGACCATTGTCACCATTCTTTTTACTGCTTTGAGCTATTGCCGGATGACCAACGCAATGCCGTTGGCGGGATCGGCGTATTCTTATGTACAGCGTAGCTTCGGTGGTAAAACCGGTTTCCTGGTTGGCTGGGCACAGATTCTTGATTATCTGTTCTTGCCGATGCTGAACTATCTGGTTTTAGGTATCTTCTTGCACGAAGCATTTCCGGCGATCCCGGCTTATGTGTTTATTCTGGCTTCCATCGTCAGCGTCAGCCTGTTGAATATTCTCGGCGTGCGCCTGCTGAACTCTGTCAACTTCACGCTGATTGCGTTACAGATGGTGTTCATCGTGCTGTTTATTGCCCTGGCATTCAGCGACGCCGATCTCAGCCCGGCATCGCTGATGAAACCCTTGCTGGTGGATGCGGGTAATTTTTCTGGCCTGATTGCCGGCGCTGCGGTGTTGTGCCTGGCTTTTCTGGGGTTTGATGCCATTGCCACCATGGCTGAAGAGGCCGCCGATGCCAAGCGCACGCTGCCGCGCGCCATTCTGATCACCGTTATCAGCGCTGGCGCTATTTTTGTTGCGGTGTCTTATGCCGCACACCTGGCTTATCCTGATTGGCAGTCGCTGATCCCTTATCAGGATACCGCCAGCCTGATTATCTCGGAGCATGTGGGCGGGAAGTGGATGTATAACTTCTTTATGGCCACCTACCTGACCGGGGTTTACGCTTCTTCAATGACTGCACAAACCGGCGTCTCGCGCATCTTCTATGCGATGGGGCGTGAAGGCGTGCTACCGCGCAGGGTGTTTTTCCATCTTCATGCCCGTTTCCATACGCCGTGGCGCGCGATTGTGTTTGTGGCGATCATTTCCCTGTTGGCGTTGTGGATGGAGCTAAGCATGGTGGTATCGATGATTAGCTTTGGGGCGCTGGGGGCGTTTACCTTTGTTAACCTCAGCGTAATCAAACACTTTTTGGTGAACGAAAAACGCCGTGGGCTAAGTGCGTTTTTCAATTACGGCCTGCTACCGCTGCTCGGCTTTGCCATGTGTGTCTGGTTATGGTTCAACCTGGATTTAGAAGCGCTGAAAGTCGGTTTTACCTGGTTATTTGCCGGTTTTCTGTATTTACTGTGGTTGACCAAAGGGATGCGCCAGGATCCCCCTTCTGTTAGCCATGATGATATTTCTCATCTGATGGATTAA
- a CDS encoding amidohydrolase translates to MTPVVKAAEVIYYNGTLFTADAANQVCSAMAIGQGYILAIGDDEQVLALATPATELIDLNGKMMMPGLIDSHMHPFWGGKQLKGCSLQYAALTVEQTLQHIQAHLDKYPAHDDEWLTVRAWQRQAMIPVGADMSRKLLDTLNTRRPVALFSNDCHTLAANSRALEMLGIDENTPVPTDGKIARAADGQLTGILEDAPAMRAFDSIPSGTAEQNVQIAAHVQQVLHAQGVTTVMDTRVFAEQLAAFAALRDQGALTLRILGAKEVTPDSVQGPEDAARAVQEVVAFAKQWGDKTWGPQAGIAVDHLKLFVDGVLQPPTMTAALLEPYREHHGEGKSERYGDLYFTTPVLNALMVECGRAGLHPHTHTVGDGAIEQVLDAVELMRAACPGKDIRPGLAHNELVAAHQYARFAALGATAVLSFQWAGLPAVLIDEEREMLGEERFPHLEPAARFLDAGARVAYGSDWPIDRLDEWYNLQVGMTRRAWDSAGNPAGPCLENDRCLTLIETLRAATIDAAYMIAKEQYIGSLEVGKLADAIVLYQNLFEQPAEAIYQTRVERTLVGGQVVYQA, encoded by the coding sequence ATGACACCAGTGGTTAAAGCCGCCGAGGTAATTTATTACAACGGCACTCTCTTCACGGCAGATGCCGCCAACCAGGTTTGCAGTGCAATGGCGATAGGGCAAGGATACATTCTTGCCATAGGGGATGATGAGCAAGTGCTGGCGCTTGCAACACCCGCGACCGAGCTTATCGATCTGAACGGTAAAATGATGATGCCGGGCCTGATCGACAGCCATATGCATCCATTCTGGGGCGGCAAACAGCTCAAAGGGTGCAGTTTGCAGTATGCAGCGCTGACGGTGGAGCAGACGTTGCAGCATATTCAGGCGCATCTGGACAAGTATCCGGCTCATGACGACGAATGGCTGACGGTGCGGGCCTGGCAGCGCCAGGCGATGATCCCGGTTGGGGCAGACATGAGCCGCAAGCTGCTGGATACCTTGAATACCCGCCGCCCGGTAGCGCTGTTTTCCAACGATTGCCATACCTTGGCTGCCAACAGCCGTGCGCTGGAAATGCTGGGGATTGATGAAAATACTCCGGTGCCAACAGACGGCAAGATTGCCCGCGCTGCTGATGGCCAACTGACGGGGATTCTGGAGGATGCTCCAGCCATGCGCGCTTTCGACAGCATCCCTTCCGGCACGGCGGAACAGAACGTCCAGATAGCGGCTCATGTGCAGCAGGTGCTGCATGCTCAAGGGGTAACCACGGTGATGGATACCCGAGTGTTCGCTGAACAGTTGGCCGCTTTCGCTGCGTTGCGCGATCAAGGCGCACTGACGCTGCGCATCCTCGGTGCCAAAGAAGTGACGCCAGATAGCGTGCAAGGGCCGGAAGATGCCGCGCGTGCGGTGCAGGAAGTGGTCGCTTTCGCCAAACAGTGGGGCGATAAAACCTGGGGGCCGCAGGCCGGGATTGCCGTTGACCATCTGAAGCTGTTCGTTGATGGGGTATTGCAACCCCCAACGATGACCGCTGCGTTGCTGGAGCCTTATCGTGAACACCATGGTGAAGGAAAAAGTGAACGCTATGGCGATCTCTACTTCACTACGCCAGTGCTGAATGCGCTGATGGTTGAATGTGGCCGTGCTGGCCTGCACCCACATACTCATACGGTCGGTGACGGGGCCATTGAGCAGGTGCTGGATGCGGTTGAACTGATGCGTGCAGCCTGCCCCGGCAAGGATATCCGCCCCGGTTTGGCACACAACGAACTGGTGGCGGCTCATCAGTATGCGCGGTTTGCTGCTTTAGGGGCGACGGCGGTGTTGTCATTCCAATGGGCGGGTTTACCGGCTGTCTTGATTGACGAAGAACGGGAAATGCTGGGGGAAGAACGTTTCCCACATCTGGAACCGGCAGCACGTTTTCTGGATGCCGGGGCGCGCGTGGCCTATGGCAGCGACTGGCCGATCGATCGGCTGGACGAATGGTATAACTTGCAGGTGGGGATGACTCGCCGTGCCTGGGACAGCGCAGGTAATCCTGCCGGGCCATGTTTGGAGAATGATCGCTGCTTGACATTGATCGAGACATTGCGCGCCGCAACCATTGATGCCGCTTATATGATTGCGAAAGAGCAATATATCGGTTCGCTTGAAGTGGGTAAATTGGCTGATGCGATAGTCCTGTACCAAAACCTGTTCGAGCAACCCGCAGAGGCGATATACCAAACTCGCGTCGAACGGACGCTGGTGGGCGGGCAGGTGGTTTATCAGGCATAA